Proteins from a single region of Mustela erminea isolate mMusErm1 chromosome X, mMusErm1.Pri, whole genome shotgun sequence:
- the TMEM187 gene encoding transmembrane protein 187, with translation MKPESRQALSHVAVASCFCTATVYTGVFDGVFVQLGYEHYAEAPVAGLPAFLAMPFNSLINVAYVLLGLYWLQRKSRAPGRPVEARRARYLKDVFASMALVYGPVQWLRIATQVHPAAVLDQWFTLPIFAWPVAWCLSLDRGWDPWLFLAIEGLSLGSYGLTLLHSHGFEVALGAHIAAAVAQALRAHRRHGTASSGTYLALGVLSCVGFVVLKLCDHQLAQWRLFQRLTGHFWSKVCDVLQFHFAFLFLTNLNTCQSPPERKIH, from the coding sequence ATGAAGCCCGAGTCCAGGCAGGCCCTCTCCCACGTGGCTGTGGCCAGCTGCTTCTGCACAGCCACCGTCTACACAGGCGTGTTCGATGGCGTCTTTGTCCAGCTGGGCTATGAACACTATGCGGAAGCCCCTGTCGCCGGCCTCCCCGCCTTCCTGGCCATGCCCTTCAACTCACTCATTAACGTGGCCTACGTCCTACTGGGGCTGTATTGGCTGCAGAGGAAGTCCAGGGCCCCGGGGCGCCCCGTGGAGGCGCGGAGGGCTCGCTACCTGAAGGATGTCTTCGCCAGCATGGCCCTGGTCTACGGCCCGGTTCAGTGGCTGCGGATCGCGACGCAGGTGCACCCCGCCGCCGTGCTGGACCAGTGGTTCACCTTGCCCATCTTCGCATGGCCAGTCGCCTGGTGTCTCTCTCTAGACAGGGGTTGGGATCCCTGGTTGTTCCTTGCCATCGAGGGTCTCTCCCTGGGCAGTTACGGCCTCACCCTGCTACACTCCCATGGGTTCGAGGTCGCGCTGGGCGCCCACATCGCAGCTGCCGTGGCCCAGGCCCTGCGCGCTCACAGGCGCCACGGCACTGCCTCCTCGGGGACCTACTTGGCTCTGGGCGTGCTCTCCTGCGTGGGCTTTGTGGTCCTCAAGCTGTGCGACCATCAGCTCGCGCAGTGGCGCCTCTTCCAGCGGCTCACGGGCCACTTCTGGTCCAAGGTCTGTGACGTGCTCCAGTTCCATTTCGCTTTCTTGTTTCTGACAAACTTGAACACTTGCCAAAGCCCTCCTGAGAGGAAGATACATTAA